Proteins from a single region of Punica granatum isolate Tunisia-2019 chromosome 8, ASM765513v2, whole genome shotgun sequence:
- the LOC116215847 gene encoding transcription factor MYB123-like has product MGRSPCCSKVGLNRGAWTAMEDKILTAYIKAHGEGNWRNLPKRAGLKRCGKSCRLRWLNYLRPDIKRGNISRDEEELILRLHKLLGNRWSLIAGRLPGRTDNEIKNYWNTTLGKKTRSQATSTPPPKETHKLSTKSTAKGQAPVSRTPVQSAPLPTTVTLPQVVRAKPIPRGLMVPPIISDQIQAHRDSEFIRPVHNRSHNGLNEACVDDLCFLNAGLNGLVTRGKCIYDGDVTEPIPVDKAMLENWNAHCGLGETDTLDMESLAFLLDPEDWS; this is encoded by the exons ATGGGGAGGAGTCCATGTTGCTCTAAGGTGGGGCTGAATAGAGGAGCTTGGACTGCCATGGAGGATAAGATTCTCACGGCATACATCAAAGCCCATGGTGAAGGCAACTGGAGGAACCTCCCCAAGAGAGCCG GCCTGAAGAGATGTGGAAAGAGTTGCAGGCTTAGATGGCTGAATTACCTGAGACCAGATATAAAGAGGGGCAATATCTCCCGCGATGAAGAAGAACTCATCTTAAGACTCCACAAGCTTCTTGGTAACAG ATGGTCGTTGATAGCAGGCCGTCTCCCCGGGCGAACAGACAATGAAATCAAGAATTACTGGAATACTACCCTTGGGAAGAAGACCAGATCTCAAGCAACGTCCACTCCCCCACCGAAAGAGACTCATAAATTGTCGACAAAATCAACAGCGAAAGGGCAAGCCCCCGTGTCAAGAACCCCAGTACAGTCAGCTCCGTTGCCGACCACAGTGACCCTTCCCCAGGTGGTACGAGCCAAGCCAATCCCTCGTGGATTGATGGTCCCACCGATAATATCAGATCAAATTCAAGCTCATAGAGATTCAGAGTTTATCAGACCAGTTCACAACAGATCTCACAATGGGCTCAACGAGGCGTGTGTAGATGATCTGTGCTTCCTGAATGCCGGGCTCAATGGACTTGTGACTAGGGGAAAGTGCATCTACGATGGCGACGTAACCGAACCGATACCCGTGGATAAAGCAATGTTGGAAAATTGGAATGCACATTGTGGTTTAGGTGAAACGGATACATTGGATATGGAATCTTTGGCATTTCTGCTTGACCCGGAGGACTGGTCTTGA
- the LOC116187018 gene encoding NAD(P)H-quinone oxidoreductase subunit U, chloroplastic, whose amino-acid sequence MAVSSTAAAAYNLSHGRGSTITPSLHRTHRVALVPSKSISFGERLPRRNLVASSSGDAPAAETDNAESSIEAPSSPPSLISALNVERALRGMAITDVDHYGRLGIPRKCPYDQVPVAYQKKVDEVKSQGLEEDEINKQLELLKESYSILSSVEERRMYDWSLTRSENPDRYAWPFEVDITQSPTQPPPPQEPEDVGPTRLVGYFMLGWLVLSFVLSIALNR is encoded by the exons ATGGCTGTTTCTTCCACAGCTGCGGCAGCGTACAACCTTTCTCACGGTCGCGGTAGTACCATCACTCCATCACTCCATAGAACACATCGTGTTGCTCTGGTTCCGTCGAAGTCCATCTCCTTCGGGGAGAGATTACCGCGCAGGAATTTGGTGGCCTCGAGTTCCGGGGACGCTCCGGCTGCGGAGACGGATAACGCGGAGAGCTCCATCGAAGCTCCGAGCTCGCCCCCTTCGCTTATTTCTGCTCTGAACGTCGAGCGAGCTCTCAGGGGCATGG CAATCACGGACGTTGATCACTATGGTAGACTCGGAATTCCACGAAAATGCCCGTACGACCAG GTCCCAGTGGCTTACCAGAAGAAGGTTGATGAGGTGAAGAGTCAGGGACTTGAGGAAGACGAAATCAACAAGCAGCTTGAACTTCTCAAA GAATCATACTCGATATTGTCATCAGTCGAAGAGAGGAGAATGTACGACTGGAGCTTGACAAGGAGTGAGAATCCCGATAGATACGCCTGGCCCTTTGAGGTGGACATCACTCAGAGCCCGACAcagcctcctcctcctcag GAGCCGGAGGATGTTGGGCCAACGAGACTGGTGGGTTACTTCATGCTTGGTTGGTTGGTGTTGTCTTTCGTATTATCGATTGCCCTCAATCGATAA